The following coding sequences lie in one Paenibacillus durus ATCC 35681 genomic window:
- the hypD gene encoding hydrogenase formation protein HypD, with the protein MISELEQFRNETLAEGLVKAIRRYDGRPVSIMEVCGTHTMAISRYGIRELLPPNVRLISGPGCPVCVTPSFYLKSALELCRRENTIVATFGDMMRIPYKGASLLTEKALGRDIRMVYSPLDSLDIARQHPDKTVIFLSVGFETTVPVTAIAVLEAAQQGLDNFMILSANKTIPAAMHLLSSDPEVAVDGFLYPGHVSAVIGSGLYEELAKAYGIPGAVTGFDPADILGSILYVLEQIQDNKATVANLYSMVVQPGGNPIARGKIDEVFEASDAVWRGLGQIPGSGLRLREKYRSFDAWSLINGSVEERDEEARGCRCGDILKGKCLPSDCKLFGKACTPETPVGSCMVSSEGTCAAYYRYQ; encoded by the coding sequence ATGATTAGTGAATTGGAACAATTCAGAAATGAAACGTTGGCGGAAGGTCTGGTGAAGGCCATCCGGCGCTATGACGGCAGGCCCGTTTCGATTATGGAGGTATGCGGCACCCATACGATGGCGATCTCCCGTTATGGGATTCGGGAATTGCTGCCGCCGAACGTCAGGCTCATTTCAGGACCGGGCTGTCCGGTCTGCGTAACCCCGAGCTTTTACCTGAAATCGGCTTTGGAGCTCTGCAGGAGAGAGAACACTATCGTGGCGACTTTCGGCGACATGATGCGGATTCCGTATAAGGGCGCCAGCTTGCTGACCGAGAAGGCGCTGGGCAGGGATATCCGTATGGTCTATTCCCCGCTGGACAGTCTGGATATCGCCCGGCAGCATCCGGACAAGACCGTCATCTTTCTGTCTGTAGGATTTGAGACGACGGTTCCGGTCACGGCCATCGCGGTTCTGGAAGCTGCGCAGCAGGGGCTTGACAATTTCATGATCCTGTCGGCGAATAAAACGATTCCGGCGGCAATGCACCTACTGTCTTCGGACCCTGAAGTCGCGGTTGACGGGTTCCTGTATCCCGGCCATGTCAGCGCGGTGATCGGCTCCGGCCTCTACGAGGAACTGGCCAAGGCGTATGGGATTCCGGGAGCCGTCACCGGGTTCGACCCGGCGGATATTTTGGGCTCGATCCTATACGTGCTTGAGCAAATCCAGGACAACAAGGCCACTGTAGCCAACTTGTATTCCATGGTTGTTCAGCCGGGTGGCAATCCAATTGCCCGGGGAAAAATAGATGAGGTATTCGAGGCTTCAGATGCCGTATGGCGGGGACTCGGTCAGATTCCGGGCTCAGGCTTGCGGCTGCGCGAGAAATACAGATCCTTTGATGCGTGGAGCCTAATAAACGGCTCCGTGGAGGAGCGGGACGAGGAAGCGCGCGGCTGCCGCTGCGGCGATATTTTGAAAGGAAAATGCCTCCCATCCGATTGCAAGTTGTTTGGAAAAGCATGCACGCCCGAAACCCCGGTCGGTTCCTGTATGGTGTCGAGCGAGGGGACTTGCGCGGCATATTACCGGTATCAATAG
- a CDS encoding HypC/HybG/HupF family hydrogenase formation chaperone has translation MCLAIPGEVASVSGDRAVVDITGIRREVSIALVDRVNVGDYLLVHAGCAIAIIDKQEAMETLELLRQLAGDIHD, from the coding sequence ATGTGTTTGGCAATACCCGGAGAAGTAGCAAGCGTAAGCGGCGACAGGGCGGTGGTCGATATTACCGGTATTCGGAGGGAAGTGTCCATTGCCCTGGTCGACCGGGTGAACGTGGGAGATTATCTGCTCGTTCATGCAGGCTGCGCGATTGCGATCATCGATAAACAGGAAGCCATGGAGACGCTGGAGCTGCTCCGTCAGCTAGCGGGGGATATCCATGATTAG
- the hypF gene encoding carbamoyltransferase HypF: MLSEVIRVGVQVKGIVQGVGFRPFVYRLAHQHDLGGWVTNDASGVRLEAEGRRPDVDAFLASLRTSAPPLSHIEELTWELHSPIGYTEFRIKESVGAASHEVNLSPDICVCEDCLAELKDPGNRRYRYPYINCTNCGPRFTITVQVPYDRKTTTIRDFELCEDCAKEYHDPMDRRFHAQPVSCPKCGPKVYLLDASGKRVDTADPVAQATERLKSGAILAVKGLGGYHLACDAAQESAVRELRARKHRDGKPFAVMADTLETVLRICDVTEKERELLTSPRRPIVLLPLKNEARKLLPAADSLSPDNNMLGVMLPYTPLQHLLFQEGLELMVMTSGNRSGEPIVYRDEEAVPALQEIADYYLVGELPIHMRTDDTVTSVFREREYIIRRSRGYVPYPVDLTAVIQSAEGQSHKSGNPPILAVGGELKNTFCLVKDRKAFVSHHIGDLDNLETLDSLIGGAEHFGRIFAAEAGVVAYDLHPGYRSSQYASEQKNTVKIPVQHHHAHIASCMAENGVSGPVIGVAFDGTGLGEDGHIWGGEFFAGDYGGFERMARFGYVPLPGGDAGVKEPWRMALSYLLNDEASELPSEWLNSIEPYKRDIVTRQILQRINTPLTSSVGRLFDAVSSLTGVCHYAEYEGQAAIRLESAADPETARIYPYEVKTVQGMLEIGTAPLIRELVREIRDGMSVSGISGAFHRTLAAIVGDICGRIRSERGLNEVALSGGVFQNRLLLALTVDELERSGFRVWLHSKVPANDGGLSLGQAAIALGKYLTWEGMRESCVWQYPEK, encoded by the coding sequence ATGTTGAGTGAGGTCATCCGGGTGGGTGTCCAGGTGAAGGGCATTGTGCAGGGAGTGGGATTTCGCCCTTTTGTCTACCGGCTTGCGCATCAGCATGATCTGGGAGGGTGGGTCACGAATGACGCAAGCGGCGTCAGACTGGAGGCGGAGGGCCGCAGGCCGGACGTCGATGCTTTTTTGGCTTCCTTGCGAACGTCCGCCCCGCCGCTCTCTCATATCGAGGAACTGACCTGGGAACTGCACTCCCCAATCGGATACACGGAATTCCGCATAAAAGAGAGCGTTGGCGCGGCCTCTCACGAGGTGAACCTCTCGCCGGATATTTGCGTTTGTGAAGATTGTCTTGCGGAGTTGAAGGACCCCGGCAACCGGAGGTACCGCTATCCGTACATCAACTGCACCAACTGCGGGCCCCGGTTTACCATTACGGTTCAGGTTCCATATGACCGAAAAACGACGACGATCCGGGATTTCGAGCTGTGCGAGGATTGTGCGAAGGAATACCATGACCCGATGGATCGGCGATTTCATGCCCAGCCGGTGTCATGTCCAAAGTGCGGACCAAAGGTATATCTGCTGGATGCTTCCGGCAAAAGAGTGGATACGGCTGATCCGGTCGCTCAGGCAACCGAACGGTTGAAGTCGGGCGCCATTCTGGCGGTCAAGGGCCTCGGCGGCTATCACCTGGCTTGCGACGCTGCGCAGGAGTCTGCGGTGCGGGAGCTGCGGGCACGTAAGCACAGGGACGGCAAGCCGTTTGCCGTTATGGCGGATACGCTGGAGACGGTTCTCCGCATCTGTGACGTCACGGAGAAGGAGCGGGAGCTTCTCACAAGCCCCCGGCGGCCGATCGTTCTGCTTCCGTTGAAGAATGAAGCGCGTAAGCTTCTTCCGGCGGCGGATTCTCTCTCCCCTGATAATAACATGCTGGGCGTGATGCTGCCGTATACGCCGCTGCAGCATCTGTTGTTTCAGGAAGGTTTGGAGCTGATGGTCATGACGAGCGGCAACCGTTCCGGTGAGCCTATTGTATACCGCGACGAGGAGGCGGTACCCGCTCTTCAAGAAATCGCCGACTATTACCTGGTGGGAGAGCTGCCTATTCATATGCGGACGGACGATACGGTAACCAGTGTGTTTCGGGAACGGGAGTACATCATTCGACGGTCACGGGGATACGTTCCTTATCCTGTCGACTTGACTGCCGTCATTCAATCGGCGGAAGGGCAGTCGCACAAGTCCGGCAATCCTCCCATTTTGGCTGTGGGGGGAGAGTTAAAGAATACGTTTTGTCTGGTCAAGGACCGCAAAGCCTTTGTCAGCCATCATATCGGCGATCTGGATAATCTGGAAACGCTGGATTCCCTGATTGGCGGAGCGGAGCATTTTGGACGTATTTTCGCAGCCGAGGCCGGGGTTGTGGCCTACGATTTGCACCCTGGGTACCGCTCCTCCCAATATGCATCTGAACAAAAGAACACCGTCAAGATTCCCGTTCAGCATCATCACGCCCATATCGCTTCCTGCATGGCGGAGAACGGCGTTTCCGGTCCGGTGATCGGAGTCGCCTTCGACGGCACGGGACTGGGCGAAGACGGGCATATTTGGGGCGGTGAATTTTTCGCCGGGGATTACGGCGGATTTGAGCGCATGGCCCGGTTCGGGTATGTGCCGCTCCCTGGCGGGGATGCGGGTGTCAAGGAGCCTTGGCGGATGGCTTTGAGCTATCTTCTGAATGACGAAGCATCAGAGCTGCCGTCCGAGTGGCTGAATTCAATCGAGCCGTACAAAAGGGATATCGTCACACGCCAAATCCTGCAGCGCATCAACACGCCGCTCACGAGCAGCGTCGGCAGGCTGTTTGACGCCGTGTCATCACTGACCGGCGTATGCCATTATGCCGAGTACGAAGGCCAGGCGGCCATCCGTTTGGAAAGCGCGGCGGACCCGGAGACGGCACGGATTTATCCTTACGAAGTGAAGACTGTGCAAGGCATGCTTGAGATCGGCACTGCGCCTCTGATCCGGGAACTGGTTCGTGAAATTCGTGACGGCATGAGCGTTTCCGGAATTTCCGGAGCGTTTCACCGGACATTGGCTGCAATTGTAGGGGATATCTGCGGACGGATTCGATCCGAACGAGGTCTGAATGAGGTGGCGCTCAGCGGCGGTGTGTTTCAAAACCGCTTGCTGCTCGCCCTTACGGTCGATGAATTGGAACGCAGCGGGTTTCGCGTATGGCTCCACAGCAAGGTGCCTGCCAATGATGGGGGACTTTCACTAGGCCAGGCGGCAATCGCGCTGGGTAAATATCTCACATGGGAAGGGATGCGGGAATCATGTGTTTGGCAATACCCGGAGAAGTAG
- the tatC gene encoding twin-arginine translocase subunit TatC: MINQNRVRQDTDQPVLEHLAELRRRLIVTVASLIVLTAVIYTKAFLIVEILKRSVGNEGLDLAFFSLTGAFVLRVKLASIASLVVLSPFIGYQLFAFIGPGLTAKERKVLLSAVFYMVPSFILGVVLSYAVVVPSVLRALLTYGNSYMKAALSGEEYLSFIAMLCVVFGLVFMLPFPLIALGRLGILRSSWMKKARFSIVFSILIGEGLLAPDITSVILLAVPLILIYEISLRVVIRMEKRREAASE; the protein is encoded by the coding sequence ATGATTAATCAGAACCGTGTGCGGCAAGATACGGATCAACCGGTGCTGGAGCATTTAGCGGAGCTGCGCAGAAGATTGATTGTGACAGTGGCTTCCCTCATCGTTCTGACTGCCGTCATTTATACGAAAGCGTTCCTGATTGTAGAGATTCTAAAAAGATCCGTTGGGAACGAGGGGCTGGATCTGGCTTTTTTTTCGTTAACCGGAGCTTTTGTTCTCAGGGTAAAGCTGGCTTCTATTGCGTCCCTCGTCGTGCTGTCCCCGTTCATCGGTTACCAGCTGTTTGCTTTTATCGGTCCCGGTCTCACCGCCAAAGAACGAAAAGTGCTGCTTTCGGCGGTGTTTTATATGGTTCCCAGTTTCATTTTGGGCGTTGTTCTCAGCTATGCGGTGGTCGTTCCTTCCGTTTTGCGCGCACTTCTCACATACGGAAACTCTTATATGAAGGCGGCCTTGTCGGGTGAGGAATACCTCAGCTTCATTGCGATGCTGTGCGTCGTTTTCGGGCTGGTCTTCATGCTTCCTTTTCCGCTGATCGCGCTCGGGAGGCTGGGGATCCTGCGTTCCTCCTGGATGAAAAAAGCGCGGTTCTCCATTGTGTTCTCCATATTGATCGGGGAAGGCTTGCTCGCGCCTGACATTACTTCGGTGATCCTGCTGGCCGTTCCTTTGATTCTTATTTACGAGATCAGCCTGAGAGTCGTCATACGGATGGAAAAACGCAGGGAGGCAGCTTCAGAATAA
- the tatC gene encoding twin-arginine translocase subunit TatC — protein MWESENIVSAVRWLGKFRVRIIAGVLIVIVAATAVYAVSDPLLKLLCQPLQDQPLFFMTPVDGVMTKLKVAMFGGIAASFPVLACLLVSMFAPLLGRGIRLKIYFLAIPFAVVLFAGGIAFAYEFILPNTVDFLIQSGQGVLRPMISGSAYVSFMAFFLISVALVFELPIVMVVLSRIGLVHSKMLMKKRKFAVLGIVIILAILSPTPDAFSLLAESIPVAALYEISIWVIYLLERKGMPGTKRVTTHD, from the coding sequence ATGTGGGAGAGCGAAAATATCGTTAGCGCCGTCCGCTGGCTGGGGAAATTCCGCGTCCGCATCATAGCCGGAGTGCTCATTGTCATCGTCGCGGCGACGGCCGTATATGCGGTGTCGGACCCGCTTCTGAAGCTGTTATGCCAGCCGCTTCAGGATCAGCCGCTGTTCTTTATGACGCCTGTAGACGGTGTGATGACGAAGCTGAAGGTGGCGATGTTCGGAGGGATTGCAGCTTCTTTTCCCGTTCTGGCCTGCCTGCTCGTATCCATGTTCGCCCCCCTGCTGGGACGCGGCATTCGTCTCAAAATTTATTTTTTAGCCATTCCGTTCGCTGTCGTTCTGTTTGCGGGGGGGATCGCATTTGCCTACGAGTTTATTTTGCCAAACACCGTCGACTTTCTGATCCAGAGCGGACAAGGGGTACTGAGGCCGATGATTTCCGGGAGTGCTTATGTATCGTTTATGGCATTCTTTTTGATCTCGGTGGCCCTGGTTTTTGAACTGCCGATCGTGATGGTCGTGCTGTCGAGAATTGGGCTGGTTCATTCCAAGATGCTGATGAAAAAACGGAAATTCGCCGTGCTGGGAATTGTGATCATCCTGGCGATATTGTCTCCAACCCCCGATGCGTTCTCGCTGCTGGCGGAATCGATACCGGTGGCGGCACTGTACGAAATCAGCATTTGGGTGATTTATCTTCTGGAGCGAAAGGGTATGCCAGGGACGAAGCGTGTGACTACCCATGATTAA
- a CDS encoding twin-arginine translocase TatA/TatE family subunit, with the protein MPHIGFGELIVILVIALIVFGPGKLPSVGGAIGKAFSEFRKASKELTGEGANSTAVNEPVPVQAASVPVQAAVSQETNEVKL; encoded by the coding sequence ATGCCTCATATTGGTTTTGGCGAACTTATTGTTATTTTGGTCATCGCGTTAATTGTGTTCGGTCCAGGCAAGCTTCCATCCGTGGGCGGGGCCATCGGTAAAGCCTTCTCTGAATTCCGGAAAGCGTCCAAGGAGTTAACCGGCGAGGGTGCCAATTCCACCGCTGTTAACGAGCCTGTTCCGGTTCAAGCTGCCTCTGTTCCGGTTCAAGCAGCTGTTTCTCAAGAAACCAATGAAGTCAAGTTGTAA
- the hypB gene encoding hydrogenase nickel incorporation protein HypB — protein sequence MSSIKVVTNILKVNDELTQQNKKLMNEKGLYVINLMSSPGSGKTSILEKVIAKLKDEVKIAVIEGDLYTTKDAERIEAHGVQVVQINTEGGCHLDGQMIRNALSHLNLDGTNLLIIENVGNLICPASFELGEDLIITVLSTTEGNDKPQKYPRMFEKSGIVILNKVDLVPYTNFNKDEFHKDIQEINPKAKIIETSCVTGQGIDELCSLLKEKISISNPV from the coding sequence ATGAGCAGCATTAAAGTGGTTACCAACATCCTGAAGGTGAATGACGAGCTGACGCAGCAGAACAAGAAGCTGATGAACGAGAAGGGCCTGTATGTCATCAATTTGATGAGCTCGCCCGGATCGGGCAAAACTTCCATTCTGGAGAAAGTGATCGCGAAGCTTAAGGATGAAGTGAAGATTGCGGTGATCGAGGGTGACCTCTATACGACAAAGGATGCCGAAAGAATCGAAGCCCACGGCGTGCAGGTCGTGCAAATCAACACCGAAGGCGGGTGTCACCTGGACGGACAGATGATCCGGAACGCCTTAAGCCATTTGAACTTGGACGGGACGAACCTGCTGATCATCGAGAATGTCGGGAACCTGATTTGTCCGGCGTCCTTCGAGCTGGGGGAGGATCTGATCATCACCGTATTAAGCACGACCGAAGGAAACGACAAGCCGCAGAAATATCCGCGCATGTTCGAAAAGTCCGGCATTGTCATTTTGAACAAAGTCGATTTGGTGCCCTATACGAACTTTAACAAGGATGAATTCCACAAGGATATACAGGAAATCAATCCGAAAGCGAAGATTATTGAAACTTCGTGCGTGACCGGCCAGGGAATTGATGAGCTTTGCTCGTTGCTGAAGGAAAAGATCTCGATCTCAAATCCAGTTTAA
- a CDS encoding hydrogenase maturation nickel metallochaperone HypA, with the protein MHEAAIVESALELILAKAEEHHLTKIKRITAKVGELSGALPDAMQFVFQNASQGTIAEGSDFIIEQVEATASCGSCDITFPIRFYHPVCPSCGGLDNQVLTGYELYIDTMEGD; encoded by the coding sequence TTGCATGAAGCGGCTATTGTAGAAAGCGCCTTGGAATTGATCCTCGCGAAAGCCGAAGAGCATCATTTAACAAAAATCAAACGCATCACGGCCAAGGTGGGAGAACTGTCGGGAGCCCTTCCTGATGCCATGCAATTCGTTTTTCAGAACGCATCGCAGGGTACGATTGCCGAAGGGTCGGATTTTATCATCGAACAGGTGGAAGCAACAGCCTCATGCGGAAGCTGTGACATTACGTTTCCCATCCGTTTTTACCATCCCGTGTGTCCTTCGTGCGGTGGGCTGGACAATCAGGTGCTTACAGGTTATGAGCTGTATATCGATACGATGGAGGGTGATTGA
- a CDS encoding HyaD/HybD family hydrogenase maturation endopeptidase produces the protein MKNTAVIGIGNILLKDDGIGVHTIRELEKEDLPSTVELVDGGTSTLAMLSYFLEYRKIIVIDALRAGLEPGTIYRIRPEELAGYEKGNLSIHDVQILDVVRMARMLGAAPDVIIFGIEPQEIGYELEMSALMRSKIPDIIELLKQELGFASQEETNFA, from the coding sequence ATGAAGAACACAGCGGTCATTGGAATCGGCAACATACTCTTGAAGGATGACGGCATCGGCGTCCATACGATCCGCGAATTGGAGAAAGAAGACCTCCCGTCTACCGTTGAACTGGTGGATGGGGGGACTTCCACCCTTGCCATGCTGAGCTATTTTCTGGAGTACCGGAAAATTATCGTTATCGATGCGCTCAGGGCCGGCTTGGAGCCCGGAACGATATACCGGATCAGGCCGGAGGAGCTTGCGGGCTACGAGAAGGGGAATTTATCCATTCACGATGTTCAGATTTTAGATGTGGTCCGAATGGCCCGCATGCTCGGCGCCGCTCCGGACGTGATCATATTCGGCATTGAGCCGCAGGAGATCGGTTATGAACTCGAAATGTCGGCTCTCATGAGAAGCAAAATTCCTGACATTATTGAGCTTCTTAAGCAAGAGTTGGGCTTCGCAAGTCAGGAGGAGACGAACTTTGCATGA
- a CDS encoding nickel-dependent hydrogenase large subunit produces MSTIKLDPVTRLEGHLKVEVTLGADNTVASAQVAGMLFRDFENMLLNRPPRDASFLTQRICGVCPVPQAVASAKAVEKILGFKPNLQGLMLRNLIQGANFLDSGITHFYHLSLLDYIQGPQMSPWTGGYTQDLRFSAADTQTLTDHYISALQIRRKANEMAAIFSGKLPHAANIVPGGVTALPSATEITNFRNYLNDIQSFISSTYQSDVNMLASAYNDYYSVGTGYGNLITFGAFDTNTSGGLLFPAGTVTGGTVGAFNEANIKEYNKYSYFSSPSGQAPASGTTTASYGKSGAYTWLKSPRYNNTAFEAGPLARAWVSGDYRRGVSVMDRHMARYVEMAKLVSNMQTWLDQLTPGASGFTNIGDPVSGSASGLTEAPRGAIGHWLSVSSSKISKYQIITPTCWNASPMDDSGNPGPVEKALIGTHVADPTQPVELLRIVHSFDPCTGCSVHVMSPEGVEMSKFVVQPLGK; encoded by the coding sequence ATGAGCACGATCAAGCTGGATCCGGTAACTCGTTTGGAAGGACATTTGAAGGTTGAAGTCACGCTGGGCGCCGATAATACGGTTGCTTCAGCCCAAGTCGCCGGAATGCTGTTCCGGGATTTCGAGAACATGCTGCTGAATCGGCCTCCACGGGATGCTTCTTTCCTGACTCAGCGAATTTGCGGGGTATGCCCGGTTCCCCAGGCCGTTGCTTCCGCAAAGGCGGTTGAGAAGATACTGGGCTTTAAACCTAATCTCCAGGGGCTGATGCTCCGGAATCTGATTCAAGGAGCGAATTTCCTAGACAGCGGCATCACGCATTTTTACCATTTATCGTTACTGGACTATATTCAAGGTCCGCAGATGAGCCCATGGACGGGAGGCTACACGCAGGATCTAAGATTCAGTGCCGCCGATACCCAAACACTGACGGATCACTATATTTCGGCGCTGCAAATCCGCAGAAAAGCCAACGAAATGGCGGCCATCTTCAGCGGTAAGCTTCCCCATGCTGCGAATATTGTTCCGGGCGGCGTAACCGCCTTGCCTTCGGCAACGGAAATCACCAACTTCAGAAACTATTTGAACGATATTCAGTCCTTCATTTCAAGTACTTATCAATCGGACGTTAACATGCTGGCTTCGGCTTACAACGATTACTACAGCGTGGGTACAGGATACGGCAACCTGATTACCTTCGGCGCATTTGACACGAATACTTCCGGAGGCTTGTTATTCCCAGCCGGCACTGTCACAGGCGGAACCGTCGGCGCATTCAACGAAGCGAATATTAAGGAATACAATAAATATTCTTACTTCTCTTCTCCAAGCGGACAAGCCCCGGCAAGCGGCACCACAACGGCGAGCTACGGAAAGAGCGGAGCTTACACCTGGTTGAAATCTCCACGGTACAACAATACTGCTTTTGAAGCGGGACCGCTGGCCAGAGCATGGGTAAGCGGCGACTATCGCAGAGGCGTATCCGTTATGGACCGGCATATGGCGCGCTACGTGGAAATGGCCAAACTCGTAAGCAATATGCAGACTTGGCTGGATCAATTGACACCAGGGGCCAGCGGATTTACGAATATCGGCGATCCGGTATCGGGCAGCGCCTCCGGATTAACGGAAGCTCCCCGGGGCGCGATCGGACATTGGCTATCGGTATCCAGCTCCAAAATTTCCAAATACCAAATTATTACCCCAACCTGCTGGAACGCTTCCCCGATGGACGATTCCGGCAACCCGGGTCCTGTGGAAAAAGCTCTGATTGGTACCCATGTGGCAGACCCGACGCAGCCTGTGGAGCTGCTCCGCATTGTGCATTCCTTTGACCCCTGCACCGGTTGTTCCGTGCATGTCATGTCACCGGAAGGCGTGGAAATGTCCAAATTTGTTGTCCAGCCTCTTGGCAAATAA
- a CDS encoding hydrogenase small subunit has protein sequence MRINRRDFLKWSVAAVAALKLEMDMDKLNTVMAADTDPPVIWLLGSGCSGCSISTLNVTNPTTIEDVLQNKISMKYDSTLMAASGESAMQALENAANQYNGQFILVIEGAIPGGASKNYCIIGEQNGVPLTMYDAVLKYGPKAKYVVAAGTCASFGGVAAAAPNSTGCVSVKSLLGSQTANPIVNLAGCPVNATVMVQTLLDLILTGVPSLDANSRPSKYFGTTIHSVCPRKGQTQVTQPGIYGCYKNVGCKGPGNQSPCPSLKWNNKQGWCIQSDYPCIGCTAPAFPLNPIISVQSGS, from the coding sequence ATGAGAATCAACAGGAGAGATTTTCTCAAGTGGTCGGTGGCAGCAGTGGCAGCGCTGAAATTGGAGATGGATATGGACAAGCTGAACACGGTGATGGCAGCGGACACGGATCCGCCGGTCATTTGGCTGCTGGGATCGGGTTGTTCGGGCTGTAGCATATCCACGCTGAACGTAACGAACCCAACCACGATCGAAGATGTGCTTCAGAACAAAATCAGCATGAAGTATGACAGCACGCTTATGGCGGCCTCAGGTGAAAGTGCGATGCAGGCGCTCGAAAATGCGGCGAACCAGTATAACGGACAATTCATTCTCGTAATCGAGGGTGCCATTCCAGGGGGAGCCTCCAAGAACTACTGTATAATCGGCGAGCAGAACGGGGTTCCGCTCACGATGTATGATGCAGTGCTCAAATATGGACCGAAAGCTAAATATGTCGTGGCGGCAGGCACTTGCGCCTCCTTTGGCGGTGTGGCGGCCGCAGCACCCAACAGCACAGGCTGCGTATCCGTGAAGTCGCTGCTGGGCAGCCAAACCGCGAACCCGATCGTCAATTTGGCGGGATGTCCTGTGAATGCGACGGTAATGGTGCAGACGCTGCTTGATTTAATCTTGACAGGTGTACCTTCTCTCGACGCTAACAGCCGCCCGAGCAAATATTTCGGCACAACCATCCATAGTGTGTGTCCGAGAAAAGGGCAAACCCAGGTTACACAGCCCGGAATTTACGGCTGCTATAAGAATGTCGGCTGCAAAGGCCCTGGAAACCAATCGCCATGTCCTTCGCTAAAGTGGAACAACAAACAAGGCTGGTGCATCCAATCGGATTACCCGTGCATCGGTTGTACAGCACCTGCATTTCCTCTAAATCCCATCATTTCCGTGCAAAGCGGTAGCTAA
- a CDS encoding helix-turn-helix transcriptional regulator, with the protein MEMKEVSILLIGKQEIVMFGLESYLTKKDGMHVVSRKYKSEQGAFEEIQLIQPDVIILGLSIDHPNIFVFIEHIRELFHNLKIIIYSSYKSSFLEERTISSGANAYITRDISLLEVYCTILMVHDQFTISQCKRIGQDDLSPQEQRVLELITLGYTNKEIAAKLHACERTVSYYVNNLFNKMNAKRRIEVALKGVIKGYINNDIIDTLLH; encoded by the coding sequence ATGGAGATGAAAGAAGTATCCATTTTGTTAATCGGAAAGCAGGAGATTGTTATGTTTGGACTTGAATCCTACCTTACTAAAAAGGATGGAATGCATGTTGTTAGCAGGAAATATAAATCAGAACAAGGAGCCTTTGAAGAAATTCAGCTGATTCAACCCGATGTGATTATCCTTGGTTTGAGTATTGACCACCCTAATATTTTCGTTTTTATTGAACATATAAGAGAACTGTTTCACAATCTAAAAATCATCATCTATTCCTCGTACAAAAGCTCTTTTCTTGAAGAGCGTACAATTTCATCCGGCGCCAATGCCTATATTACAAGAGATATTTCATTGCTTGAAGTTTATTGTACCATTCTGATGGTGCATGACCAGTTCACGATTTCGCAGTGCAAAAGGATTGGACAAGATGACTTGTCTCCTCAGGAACAAAGGGTTCTTGAACTCATAACGCTCGGGTATACCAACAAAGAAATCGCTGCGAAGCTCCATGCCTGTGAGAGAACCGTTTCTTATTATGTCAATAATTTATTTAATAAAATGAATGCGAAAAGAAGAATTGAGGTAGCCCTAAAAGGGGTAATAAAAGGTTACATCAATAATGATATTATTGACACTCTTCTTCATTGA